In Priestia megaterium NBRC 15308 = ATCC 14581, the following proteins share a genomic window:
- a CDS encoding DUF1259 domain-containing protein, giving the protein MYTTSEICQQFGQILNAKSKVSPTGCSVSLKRSFQAHVQGRKSSSVVPVGVSFEAIDAQGNALNLAEIAILQEEIPRFTEAAARQGLIVSALHNHWLFTEPVLMYLHIQSVEPPLHFAKKMAFCFTMLKSLPVPTNE; this is encoded by the coding sequence ATGTATACTACAAGTGAAATTTGTCAGCAGTTTGGCCAGATTTTAAACGCTAAAAGCAAAGTTAGTCCAACAGGATGCTCAGTGTCTCTTAAAAGAAGCTTTCAAGCTCATGTTCAAGGGCGGAAAAGCAGCTCTGTCGTTCCTGTTGGTGTATCATTTGAAGCGATAGACGCACAGGGAAACGCGTTAAACTTGGCTGAGATTGCTATTTTACAAGAAGAAATCCCCCGTTTTACAGAAGCTGCTGCGCGGCAAGGTCTTATCGTAAGCGCTTTGCATAACCATTGGCTTTTTACAGAACCGGTCCTTATGTATCTTCATATTCAATCTGTAGAGCCTCCTTTACATTTTGCAAAAAAAATGGCTTTTTGTTTTACAATGCTCAAGAGTCTTCCCGTTCCGACAAACGAATAG
- a CDS encoding DUF4440 domain-containing protein, translated as MEKENLTQTFYNLECSHLKSEIRTSAKELLNILADDYVEFGSSGRVWKRKDYNNNHVLSPDVFEISHFHIDVLSPDCVLTTYHLMNHTAEKKTLRSSIWRKREEKWRLFFHQGTVSNGDQ; from the coding sequence GTGGAAAAAGAGAATCTCACTCAAACATTTTATAATTTAGAATGCAGTCACTTAAAATCTGAGATACGCACCTCTGCTAAAGAGCTTTTAAATATTCTTGCAGATGATTACGTGGAGTTTGGCAGCTCGGGCAGGGTATGGAAACGAAAAGATTACAATAACAATCATGTACTTTCGCCAGATGTATTCGAAATCTCTCATTTTCATATAGACGTATTGTCTCCTGACTGCGTATTAACTACTTATCATCTTATGAATCATACGGCAGAAAAAAAGACGCTTCGCAGTTCTATTTGGCGAAAAAGAGAAGAAAAGTGGCGTTTGTTTTTCCATCAAGGCACGGTGAGCAACGGCGATCAATAA
- a CDS encoding DUF975 family protein, giving the protein MNIGTIKREAKASLKTRWGLAILLTVVTYGVYTLLPIPFEIVASGGYDNWLKDESDSASWISTAFAIVFSPLLMANYWAFLSLARGESVRLGHLFKTFQDFGLYVKSLGIYVLMTLYVMLWSLLLLIPGIIKALAYSQTYYICKDNPAYSMNQAITESRRLMNGYKGQYFLLLLSFLGWFLLSIITLGIGFLWSIPYLSASLARFYENLLNERSSHAE; this is encoded by the coding sequence ATGAACATCGGTACGATTAAAAGAGAAGCTAAAGCTTCTTTAAAGACTCGCTGGGGACTTGCGATTTTACTGACGGTGGTAACGTACGGAGTATATACGCTTCTGCCTATTCCATTTGAAATTGTGGCAAGCGGCGGCTATGACAATTGGCTGAAAGATGAATCTGATTCGGCCTCATGGATTTCAACTGCCTTTGCTATTGTCTTTTCGCCTCTTCTCATGGCGAACTACTGGGCATTTTTAAGTTTGGCGCGAGGTGAATCTGTCCGGTTGGGACATTTGTTTAAAACATTCCAAGACTTCGGGCTTTATGTAAAGTCACTAGGAATTTATGTACTTATGACTCTTTATGTGATGCTGTGGTCACTGCTTTTACTGATTCCTGGAATTATCAAAGCACTGGCATATTCACAAACGTACTATATTTGTAAAGACAATCCTGCTTACTCTATGAATCAGGCGATTACAGAAAGCCGCAGGTTGATGAATGGTTATAAAGGACAGTACTTCCTGCTGCTGCTAAGCTTTCTGGGCTGGTTTTTATTAAGTATCATTACACTAGGAATCGGCTTTTTATGGTCTATTCCATACCTTTCTGCTTCACTTGCCCGTTTTTATGAAAATTTGTTAAATGAACGCTCATCGCATGCTGAATAA